From the Acidobacteriota bacterium genome, one window contains:
- a CDS encoding PilZ domain-containing protein, whose product MENNQRRSKRVRTNFYMKLKGVDVHGKYFEEVVQTANISKTGALFVTERDLEVGTNVFLSIPLPSTVVRIEKFENSREKKYAVYFKPYQPEEEEKK is encoded by the coding sequence GTGGAAAACAACCAGCGCCGCAGCAAACGCGTTCGCACCAATTTTTATATGAAGCTGAAGGGCGTGGACGTGCACGGCAAGTACTTTGAGGAAGTGGTACAGACCGCGAACATCAGCAAGACCGGCGCTCTGTTCGTCACTGAACGCGACCTCGAGGTAGGCACCAACGTGTTCCTGTCGATCCCGCTGCCGTCCACGGTGGTGCGGATCGAAAAGTTCGAGAATTCCCGAGAGAAGAAGTACGCAGTCTATTTCAAGCCGTATCAACCCGAGGAAGAAGAGAAGAAGTAA